In the genome of Oncorhynchus nerka isolate Pitt River linkage group LG27, Oner_Uvic_2.0, whole genome shotgun sequence, the window cttGACTGTTCTTTATGAAAGGATGTGGTCATGTACACTAAAGCCACTTCAGTTATTTGGCCCCTTCAATTTCAAATGATGATAGGCACACAACAAAATATTTGTATGTTGCAGCAACTTTACTTACAACAATAAAAAATTGTCACATTACAAAGCACATTATCATTCTTAGATATACATAATAGGAATTAAGACCTTTACGCTCATCACAGATACAGAACGTTTATAAATACACCATCAAAGAAATATTTAATTTCCCACGAACAGTAAGTGAAAGACTGCACTGCAATACATTTGAAATGGATAATCCCTTAGTTTTAAATGATATACGGTCACATCTCTGGATTAAAACAGACAGCATCAAACTAAAAAACATACTGATGCTATAAATCAATGCCAATCTTTTTCCCTTTAACATTATGTTACATTATTAATCAAGCTTAAAATACCTGCAATCAGTGGAAGCTTGAGAACATGTTTAAACAAGGGTTCATTACTTTCTTGGACTCACCACTTATGCATTGTGGGACTGCAGGGAATTGTCAGAGGCTCATCAGTTCAAAAAGACAcatctgtataatactgtacactgggGAAAGTGATGATTgaatctgtctctgtgtttcccATGTTGTGTGTGCTGTGTGGTGGAGTTATTTTTTATGTACAGTGAGTTATATCCACACCCGTATTGCTTCTCTCACCAATGAGGAGTTACAGATTACTCTGTGAAAGCTTCAAGAGGAGGCCAGAGCTGGATCACCCTAGATGAGGTATAATTTACTGTATGAGGTCAGAGTTAAGCCTGGTTCACCTGCATCGTCCCCTATAGGTGGGAGGCTGTTACGACTCTCAGGGTGTCAGCATGCACGCTGCCATCTTACAGGCTACTGCCGAGATAAGTGCCGCCCCCCGGCCACTCCCTTCCTCTGATTGGATGAAGGTGATGTCACAGTGAGGCGTCAGCTCCCGCACAACTTTGTGGAACCTGTCCTGGAAACTGTGGAGGGAGATTAATATCAGAGTTAGAGTAAAAAACATGACATTGACGCTATACTTGgtgactccctctccctcctccctcctcaccaggGGTGGAGTTTGTAGACGGAGCCGTCGATGCCCACAGTGATCTTCAACACCGCCTGGCTGCGGCGTTCTCTCATACGGTTGATGACGCCGGCTAACCCCGCCCCACACATGTGTGCTGCCCGCGTGGACACGCTCTCACAAGCTAGACGCACTATGTCACAGTCCAGCTCCGACGGCAACACGCCCAGCGTAGACAGGATGTTGTAGATCTGCTTCCTGTCTCCAGAGTCACTGaggaacacacagggagagaacaCAGGCTTAGACTTAGTGAGGGAAGATTTGACTGGCTCGGACAGAAGACAGTCACTGACACAAAGAGTTGGAACTGTGTCGATGGCCTTGTAATAGTGTTGACAGTTGTAATTCTAATGTCATTGTTGTGTCGTGACCCCTCACCTCTCTATCTGGGAGACGTAGCGCGTCTCAAAGCTGCCGCGAGTCTTCAGCAGGTCAGAGGCTTCTCCGTTAAACAGCAACTCCTCGTTCACCAGCTTCAACAATACCAGCCGCACCAGCTCTCCCATGTACTTCCCACTGATCAGCTTCTCATAGCTACGGGAGCGATGGCGAGGAAGGACGAGAGAAAGGGGGCAGAAGGGAGAGTTGAGGGAAACAGCGGGGCAGAGCAagtggatggaggaagagagaaaaagagctgTGCGTCACACAACACGTGAACCTACATCCCTGTCATCATCATTTCCCAGCTAGGCCGGGGAGAAACAAGAAAGTGAGAGATTGAAAAGCAGGAGAGTGATCTCTCGGTGTGGTCGCTGTGgggcggagagagagataaagtgcTAGGGTGAGTGAGGCTCAGCTCAGCGGTTGCCCGTGTCAAGGGCCTGTCAGAGTAGACGGTAAACAGCCATTAGCCTGGCTGACATTAGCTAGCGCTGGACAGGAGCTCATTAAtctgaccctgatgtgtagtgaCTGGGCTGCCACTAGCCTCGAGTTGGAAAACAAGAGGGTTACCTAGTGACCACACATAGGCTGCAGGTTAGTGTCAGGTGAGTGTTgtagacaggtgagagagagaggcacgttttCACCTGTACTCATCCTCAGGCTGCATGTGCATTGTGTCACAGGAAAGTACaggtctttcagaaactcttgaCTCTCACATACTTTGAGCTCTAAGAATGGACACATTTATACATGTCTGGATATACATGCAACCAGTACTGCACAAGAGAAACTAGGTACTACTTTCAAATATCTGCAAATTCCTGGAAAGTAATCAATTATTTTAGCCACTTTATGCCAATTAAAGGTAGTTTTATCACCAGTGGAGATTCCTAAACTTAGGAAGGCCTAATTAGGTTATTGTGCTGAGATAAACAGGGTAAGGCCCAATACTCACAGTTGTTGTCCAGGGTTGAGTGATGTCTCGTCCACCACCCTGTCGTACTCCAATCTAAACTCCTCCAGCTCTCCGTTGGCTCCGAAGGCCCCCCACTCTGTGTTCACACacatcctcccctcttccccctccaccAGCTCCACTGTCCGCATCTCCTCCATGTAGCAAGCGTTACACCCAGTACCTGAGGACAGGACAATGCTCATATTACATTTGATTTGTGTGTCGTATTACAGACAAATAGCAACATAGTAGGCTttaaggagaggtagagagctggTAGGTAACATGAGATAAATGGCTgataaacctgtgtgtgtgtgtgcgtccgtgcTCGCGTGCGTGTGCATCCTTACCCACAATCATTCCCACTTCGCAGCTGCGGTCCTCATAGTAACAGGATATCATGGTGGCAACTGTATCGTTCACCATGGCAACGACGTCCATCTCAAAGTCCTGAAGAGTAAAGGAACATTTCAGTACGGCTCTATTTGCATGAATCTAATACGCATGTTTTACAAATGTATCATAGCATGTCTATCACAACATATCTATTATTCTATGTATCATAAACATAGAATCCTAATCCTGAAGTGAAAATCCTACCCCTCTCCTCTTG includes:
- the LOC115111839 gene encoding hexokinase-4-like; protein product: MLCVSSFMGQMGKMPCSLSSVLETVIMVEQILSEFRLKKEQLKEVMKRMMREMDRGLRVETHQEASVKMLPTYVCSTPEGSEVGDFLALDLGGTNFRVMLVKVGEDEERGWKVETKHQMYSIPEDAMTGTAEMLFDYIAECISDFLNRQHIKHKKLPLGFTFSFPVRHENIDKGILLNWTKGFKASGAEGNNVVGLLRDAIKRRGDFEMDVVAMVNDTVATMISCYYEDRSCEVGMIVGTGCNACYMEEMRTVELVEGEEGRMCVNTEWGAFGANGELEEFRLEYDRVVDETSLNPGQQLYEKLISGKYMGELVRLVLLKLVNEELLFNGEASDLLKTRGSFETRYVSQIESDSGDRKQIYNILSTLGVLPSELDCDIVRLACESVSTRAAHMCGAGLAGVINRMRERRSQAVLKITVGIDGSVYKLHPCFQDRFHKVVRELTPHCDITFIQSEEGSGRGAALISAVACKMAACMLTP